From the Comamonas odontotermitis genome, one window contains:
- a CDS encoding family 2A encapsulin nanocompartment cargo protein cysteine desulfurase produces the protein MVSTVTGAPDLATAPISPEVLAQMASALFSERPGAGAVPPGIQAPVNIAPPGSPLASPAGLGPGVPGTPIPQGVAPGANLLPASPTPVLSLAHRAPALLPHAQAGNGVPDNVLSNLPAYEPRLGSSVQGVPQAVPVDVKTDSHAHAESASSYYFLQPSPAVPVQEDGLLALAQQARAGAPASGLDGIDLRGPRGASAAAAAPASSAAPQYYFAHAVQLPSGFVTPAKPHPHGEQGRTPQSQADRHPPFDINAVRRDFPILAERVNGKQLVWLDNAATTHKPRQVIERIRHFYEHENSNIHRAAHTLAARATDAYEHAREVVRRFIHAPDAREVIFVRGTTEAINLVAKAWGGQNVGEGDEIIVSHLEHHANIVPWQQLAQAKGARLRVIPVDEQGQIRLDEYQKLLNDRTRIVAIGHVSNVLGTVVPVREVVQIARQRGIATLVDGAQSIAHTPVDVQDIGADFFVFSGHKIFAPTGIGVLWGRREVLEAMPPWQGGGNMIADVTFEKTVFQPLPNTFEAGTGNIADAVGLGAALEYVERIGIHAISQYEHALVDYGMQQLAAIPGLRLIGTVPGKASVLSFTLAGYTTEEVGKALNDEGIAVRTGHHCAQPILRRFGVETAVRPSVAFYNTFDEIDQLVAVVRRLAGQRR, from the coding sequence ATGGTTTCCACCGTCACGGGCGCGCCGGATCTGGCGACCGCGCCCATTTCCCCTGAGGTGCTGGCGCAGATGGCCAGCGCCTTGTTCAGCGAGCGTCCGGGTGCTGGCGCTGTGCCACCAGGCATACAGGCGCCCGTAAACATTGCGCCGCCGGGTTCGCCCTTGGCGAGCCCTGCAGGTCTGGGTCCGGGCGTGCCGGGCACACCGATACCGCAGGGCGTGGCACCGGGTGCCAACCTGCTGCCGGCTTCGCCAACGCCCGTGCTGTCGCTCGCCCACCGGGCGCCTGCTTTGCTGCCGCATGCGCAGGCCGGCAACGGCGTGCCCGACAACGTGCTGAGCAATCTGCCCGCTTACGAGCCGCGCCTGGGCAGCAGTGTGCAAGGCGTGCCGCAGGCGGTGCCGGTCGATGTCAAAACCGATTCTCATGCGCATGCAGAAAGCGCGAGCAGCTATTATTTTTTACAGCCATCGCCAGCGGTACCAGTGCAAGAGGATGGCCTGCTGGCATTGGCCCAGCAGGCCCGTGCTGGCGCACCTGCCTCCGGTTTAGATGGCATTGATCTGCGCGGGCCGCGCGGCGCAAGTGCGGCGGCAGCAGCACCGGCTTCTTCCGCCGCACCGCAGTACTACTTTGCCCACGCAGTTCAGCTGCCGAGCGGCTTTGTCACACCGGCCAAGCCCCATCCACACGGCGAGCAGGGCAGAACCCCGCAGTCGCAGGCAGACCGCCACCCGCCTTTTGATATCAACGCGGTACGGCGGGACTTCCCGATTCTGGCCGAGCGCGTGAATGGAAAGCAGCTGGTCTGGCTGGACAATGCCGCTACCACGCACAAGCCGCGCCAGGTGATCGAGCGCATCCGGCATTTCTACGAACACGAAAACTCCAACATCCACCGCGCGGCCCACACGCTGGCCGCCCGCGCCACGGATGCCTACGAGCATGCGCGCGAAGTGGTGCGCCGCTTCATCCATGCGCCTGACGCGCGCGAGGTGATCTTTGTGCGCGGCACCACCGAGGCGATCAACCTGGTGGCCAAGGCCTGGGGCGGGCAGAATGTGGGCGAAGGCGACGAAATCATCGTCAGCCACCTGGAGCACCATGCCAACATCGTGCCCTGGCAGCAACTGGCGCAGGCCAAGGGTGCGCGGCTGCGCGTGATTCCGGTAGACGAGCAGGGCCAGATCCGCCTGGACGAATACCAGAAGCTGCTGAACGACCGCACCAGGATCGTCGCCATTGGCCATGTCTCCAACGTGCTGGGCACGGTGGTGCCGGTCAGGGAGGTGGTGCAGATCGCCCGCCAGCGCGGCATTGCCACCTTGGTGGACGGCGCGCAGTCGATTGCGCATACGCCGGTCGATGTACAGGACATTGGCGCGGACTTCTTCGTCTTCTCCGGCCACAAGATCTTCGCGCCCACCGGCATCGGCGTGCTGTGGGGGCGGCGCGAAGTGCTTGAAGCCATGCCGCCCTGGCAGGGCGGCGGCAACATGATTGCGGATGTGACCTTCGAGAAGACCGTGTTCCAGCCGCTGCCCAATACCTTCGAGGCGGGCACCGGCAACATTGCCGATGCCGTGGGCCTGGGCGCGGCACTGGAGTACGTGGAGCGCATCGGCATCCATGCCATCAGCCAGTACGAGCATGCGCTGGTTGATTACGGCATGCAGCAGCTGGCTGCCATCCCCGGCCTGCGTCTCATCGGCACCGTGCCGGGCAAGGCGAGCGTGCTGTCTTTCACCCTGGCCGGTTACACGACGGAAGAAGTCGGCAAGGCGCTGAACGACGAGGGCATTGCCGTGCGCACCGGCCACCATTGCGCCCAGCCCATTCTGCGGCGCTTTGGCGTGGAGACTGCGGTACGGCCTTCGGTTGCTTTCTACAACACCTTTGACGAGATCGATCAATTGGTGGCTGTGGTGCGGCGGCTGGCAGGCCAGAGGCGTTGA
- a CDS encoding family 2A encapsulin nanocompartment shell protein: MTANVGGTTALGDVAARQLANATKTVPQLATISPRWLTHLLQWVPVEAGIYRLNQVKNPEAIKVACTAKEHENQLPRTFVEYEEAPREFYLNAVSTVLDVHTRVSDLYSSPHDQIKEQLRLTIETIKENQESELINNPDYGLLAQVTDEQRIFPLTGAPTPDDLDELLTKVWKEPAFFLAHPLTIAAFGREATRRGTPPPTVSLFGSQFITWRGVPLIPSDKVPVADGKSKILLLRVGDKRQGVVGLFQPGLPGEQGPGLSVRFMGINNHAIASYLISLYCSLAVLTPDALAVLDDVEINKYHDYPDTYK, from the coding sequence ATGACAGCAAATGTGGGCGGTACCACCGCTTTGGGCGATGTGGCAGCACGCCAGTTGGCCAATGCCACCAAGACAGTTCCCCAACTCGCAACCATCAGCCCGCGCTGGCTCACCCACTTGCTGCAGTGGGTGCCGGTGGAGGCGGGCATCTACCGGCTCAACCAAGTCAAGAACCCTGAAGCCATCAAGGTGGCATGCACCGCCAAGGAGCACGAGAACCAGCTGCCCCGCACCTTTGTCGAGTACGAAGAGGCACCGCGCGAGTTCTATCTGAACGCCGTCAGCACCGTGCTGGATGTGCACACCCGCGTGTCCGACCTCTACAGCAGCCCGCACGATCAGATCAAGGAGCAGCTGCGCCTGACCATCGAGACGATCAAGGAAAACCAGGAAAGCGAGCTGATCAACAACCCCGACTACGGCTTGCTGGCCCAGGTGACGGACGAGCAGCGCATCTTCCCCTTGACCGGAGCGCCCACGCCCGATGACCTGGACGAGCTGCTGACCAAGGTGTGGAAGGAGCCTGCGTTCTTTCTGGCCCATCCGCTGACCATTGCCGCCTTTGGCCGCGAGGCCACGCGCCGCGGCACGCCGCCGCCGACCGTCAGCCTCTTCGGCAGCCAGTTCATCACCTGGCGCGGTGTGCCGCTGATCCCTTCGGACAAGGTGCCGGTGGCCGATGGCAAGAGCAAGATCCTGCTGCTGCGTGTGGGCGACAAGCGCCAGGGCGTGGTGGGGCTGTTTCAGCCCGGCCTGCCGGGCGAGCAGGGGCCGGGGCTGTCGGTGCGTTTCATGGGTATCAACAACCATGCCATCGCCAGCTATCTGATTTCACTGTACTGCTCGCTGGCCGTGCTCACCCCGGATGCGCTGGCGGTTCTGGATGACGTGGAAATCAACAAGTACCACGACTACCCCGATACCTATAAATAA
- a CDS encoding helix-turn-helix domain-containing protein, giving the protein MNGFSHHFGLAVRQSREALGWSQEQLAARADLNRSYVGEVERGRVAVSLATVGKLARAMDLAQSALVQRGETLHQHYLARSAQIQHLCSQAPATV; this is encoded by the coding sequence ATGAATGGTTTTTCCCACCATTTCGGGCTGGCTGTGCGCCAGTCGCGCGAGGCGCTGGGCTGGTCGCAGGAGCAACTGGCGGCGCGCGCGGATCTGAACCGTTCCTACGTTGGCGAGGTGGAGCGCGGCCGGGTGGCGGTATCGCTGGCCACCGTGGGCAAGCTGGCGCGTGCCATGGATCTGGCGCAGTCCGCCCTGGTGCAGCGCGGCGAAACCCTGCACCAGCATTACCTGGCGCGGTCCGCACAGATTCAGCACCTCTGCAGCCAGGCGCCAGCCACTGTTTAG
- the epsC gene encoding serine O-acetyltransferase EpsC yields the protein MTTSSFPIDEVSAALAQARQQWRQAHQRTQEPGGREFPSRDALAQVVAQLKGVLFPMRLGPHDLLQESENYYVAHTLDAALHGLQAQIALELRYGRRDLAEAASQAHGLTHQFALALPGIRHLLDTDVQAAYEGDPAARTVDEVLLCYPGVLALIHHRLAHQLYEQGLPLLARIVAELAHSETGIDIHPGAQIGAGFFIDHGTGVVIGETAVIGRRVRIYQAVTLGAKRFEQDAQGHLQKGLPRHPVVEDGVVIYAGATILGRVTLGAGAVIGGNVWLTQDVPPGASVTQASLQAQAVSQAERRVRLAAEAAL from the coding sequence ATGACGACCAGTTCTTTTCCCATAGACGAAGTCAGCGCAGCGCTGGCCCAGGCACGCCAGCAATGGCGCCAGGCGCACCAGCGCACGCAGGAGCCGGGCGGGCGTGAATTCCCTTCACGCGATGCACTCGCCCAGGTAGTGGCCCAGCTCAAGGGTGTGCTGTTTCCCATGCGGCTGGGGCCGCATGATCTGCTGCAAGAGAGTGAAAACTACTACGTCGCGCATACGCTGGATGCCGCCCTGCATGGCCTGCAGGCACAGATTGCACTGGAGCTGCGCTACGGCAGGCGCGACCTGGCAGAAGCGGCCAGCCAGGCCCATGGGCTGACGCACCAGTTTGCGCTGGCGCTGCCCGGCATCCGGCATCTGCTCGACACCGATGTACAGGCTGCTTACGAGGGAGACCCCGCTGCGCGCACGGTCGATGAGGTGCTGCTGTGCTATCCCGGCGTGCTGGCGCTTATCCACCACCGCCTCGCGCACCAGCTCTACGAGCAAGGCCTGCCGCTTTTGGCCCGCATCGTGGCGGAGCTGGCGCACAGTGAAACCGGCATCGACATCCACCCGGGCGCGCAGATCGGCGCGGGCTTTTTCATCGACCATGGCACCGGCGTCGTGATCGGCGAAACCGCCGTCATCGGCCGCAGGGTGCGTATCTACCAGGCGGTGACTTTGGGGGCCAAGCGGTTTGAGCAGGACGCGCAGGGTCACCTGCAAAAAGGCCTGCCGCGCCACCCGGTGGTGGAAGACGGTGTGGTGATCTATGCGGGCGCCACGATCCTGGGGCGCGTCACACTGGGCGCGGGGGCCGTGATCGGCGGCAATGTGTGGCTGACGCAGGATGTGCCGCCAGGCGCCAGCGTGACGCAGGCCTCGCTGCAGGCGCAGGCGGTCTCCCAGGCCGAGCGGCGCGTGCGGCTGGCGGCGGAGGCGGCGCTATGA
- a CDS encoding rhodanese-like domain-containing protein translates to MTTLEISLPPALEAAWQQAQLQGLGYAGGVSPTQAWQLVQQGLAVLVDVRSAEELKFVGHVPGSVHVPWATGTALTRNPRFVRELESRLAAHGGKEAVALLLCRSGKRSVLAAQAAAAAGFTQVFNVLEGFEGGIDATQHRGGSDGWRFHHLPWVQD, encoded by the coding sequence ATGACTACCTTGGAAATCTCTCTCCCGCCCGCTCTGGAAGCCGCCTGGCAGCAGGCGCAGTTGCAAGGGCTGGGCTACGCCGGAGGCGTATCGCCCACACAGGCCTGGCAACTGGTGCAGCAGGGCTTGGCGGTGCTGGTGGATGTGCGCTCTGCGGAAGAGCTGAAGTTTGTCGGCCATGTACCCGGCAGCGTGCATGTGCCCTGGGCTACCGGTACGGCGCTGACGCGCAATCCCCGTTTTGTGCGCGAGTTGGAATCCAGACTCGCGGCGCATGGCGGGAAGGAGGCCGTCGCCCTGCTGCTGTGCCGCAGTGGCAAGCGCTCGGTCCTCGCGGCGCAGGCGGCTGCTGCAGCGGGTTTTACGCAGGTGTTCAATGTGCTGGAAGGATTTGAAGGCGGGATCGACGCCACGCAGCACCGTGGCGGCAGCGATGGCTGGCGCTTTCACCACCTCCCCTGGGTGCAGGATTGA
- a CDS encoding dicarboxylate/amino acid:cation symporter, with amino-acid sequence MASAAGKKGIPVAFLILGAMVLGILIGYLIYIEFPDKGAAKDIAGYISIVSDVFLRLIKMLIGPLVFSTLVVGIAHMGDAASVGRVFLKAMLWFVTASLVSLVLGLVLANVLQPGHNLGLPLPDIGASANLATGKFTLKEFVNHLIPKSFAEAMANNEILQIVVFSMFFGVALSALGEKGKTLVAAIDELSHVMLKITGYVMKLAPLAVLAAMAATVAVNGLGILLKFAVFMGDFYLGLFLLWALLVSAGFVFLGPRIFKLIVLIKEAFMLSFATASSEAAYPKILDALDRFGVKRKISSFVMPMGYSFNLDGSMMYCTFATLFIAQAYGIHLPMSTQITMLLILMLTSKGMAGVPRASLVVIAATLNQFNIPEAGLLLILGVDTFLDMGRSATNAVGNSIASAVVAKWEGELLPEAEAAELARKLDAEAALAAHPLPTPDVA; translated from the coding sequence ATGGCTTCAGCAGCGGGCAAAAAAGGCATCCCGGTCGCGTTCCTGATCCTGGGCGCGATGGTACTGGGCATCTTGATCGGCTACCTGATCTACATCGAGTTCCCCGACAAGGGCGCCGCAAAGGATATTGCGGGCTACATATCCATCGTCTCCGATGTATTCCTGCGGCTCATCAAGATGCTGATCGGCCCGCTGGTGTTCTCGACCCTGGTCGTCGGCATTGCACACATGGGCGATGCAGCATCGGTGGGACGGGTGTTCCTGAAGGCCATGCTGTGGTTTGTCACAGCCTCCCTCGTATCTCTGGTGCTGGGTCTGGTGCTGGCCAATGTGCTGCAGCCCGGCCACAACCTGGGCCTGCCGCTGCCCGATATCGGCGCCTCCGCCAATCTGGCCACCGGCAAATTCACGCTGAAGGAATTTGTCAATCATCTGATTCCCAAATCCTTCGCCGAGGCCATGGCCAACAACGAAATCCTGCAGATTGTCGTGTTCTCGATGTTCTTTGGCGTGGCACTGTCCGCGCTGGGCGAAAAAGGCAAGACCCTGGTGGCTGCGATTGATGAACTCTCGCATGTGATGCTCAAGATCACCGGCTATGTGATGAAACTCGCTCCACTGGCAGTGCTGGCGGCCATGGCCGCCACCGTGGCGGTGAACGGCCTGGGCATCCTGCTCAAATTCGCCGTGTTCATGGGCGACTTCTACCTGGGCCTGTTCCTGCTGTGGGCACTTCTGGTGAGTGCGGGCTTTGTATTCCTTGGCCCACGCATTTTCAAGCTGATTGTGCTGATCAAGGAAGCCTTCATGCTGTCGTTTGCCACCGCCAGTTCCGAAGCGGCCTATCCCAAGATCCTCGACGCACTCGACCGTTTTGGCGTCAAGCGCAAGATTTCCAGCTTCGTCATGCCGATGGGGTACTCGTTCAACCTCGACGGCTCAATGATGTACTGCACCTTTGCCACCTTGTTCATTGCACAGGCCTATGGCATTCATCTGCCCATGTCCACGCAGATCACCATGCTGCTGATCCTGATGCTGACGTCCAAGGGCATGGCAGGCGTTCCGCGCGCTTCGCTGGTGGTGATTGCCGCAACGCTCAACCAGTTCAACATTCCGGAAGCTGGCCTGCTGCTGATCCTGGGGGTCGATACCTTCCTCGACATGGGCCGCTCGGCCACCAATGCGGTGGGCAACTCCATCGCCTCCGCCGTTGTCGCCAAGTGGGAGGGCGAGTTGCTGCCCGAAGCCGAAGCCGCCGAACTGGCCCGCAAGCTGGATGCCGAGGCGGCCCTGGCGGCCCATCCCCTCCCCACACCGGACGTCGCCTGA
- a CDS encoding amino acid ABC transporter substrate-binding protein — translation MMRAVIRSISRLCRVRPWLLLLALAPLAASAQAPAAPVALTGTLAKVHQKGEVALAYRDSSVPFSYLDARGKPIGYSIELCKAVVHAMEVAVHKPLAIRWVPVTSATRMDAITSGQADLECGSTTSNKERQQTVAFSPTFFVSGTKLLVKKGSPVRDYMGLSGKKVAVTAGTTNEKTMRDLSTRFQLNLQIMSMRDHAESFAQVTSGAADAFATDDVLLYGLVAQTPGAREQYAVVGDFLSYDPYGLMYRKGDAPMAQLVTEAFQALAADGEIERQYNRWFLKKLPTGQTLGLPMSPQLKIILESLAATQGE, via the coding sequence ATGATGCGCGCGGTGATACGCTCCATCTCCAGACTATGCCGGGTGCGCCCCTGGTTGCTGCTGCTGGCGCTCGCGCCGCTGGCTGCCAGTGCCCAAGCACCAGCCGCCCCGGTGGCGCTGACGGGTACTCTGGCCAAAGTCCACCAGAAGGGCGAGGTGGCCCTGGCCTACCGGGACAGCTCGGTGCCGTTTTCGTACCTGGATGCACGCGGAAAGCCCATTGGCTACTCCATTGAGTTGTGCAAGGCAGTGGTTCATGCCATGGAAGTGGCCGTGCACAAGCCGCTGGCCATCCGCTGGGTGCCCGTGACCTCGGCCACACGCATGGACGCGATCACCAGCGGCCAGGCCGACCTGGAATGCGGCTCGACCACCAGCAACAAGGAACGCCAGCAGACCGTGGCGTTTTCGCCCACCTTTTTTGTCTCGGGCACCAAGCTGCTGGTCAAAAAGGGATCGCCAGTGCGCGACTACATGGGACTTTCTGGCAAAAAAGTGGCCGTGACCGCAGGTACCACGAACGAGAAGACCATGCGCGACCTCTCCACCCGTTTTCAGTTGAACCTGCAGATCATGTCCATGCGCGACCATGCCGAGTCCTTTGCGCAGGTCACGAGCGGCGCAGCCGATGCCTTTGCCACCGACGACGTGCTGCTCTACGGCCTGGTGGCGCAAACGCCGGGAGCCCGCGAGCAGTATGCCGTCGTCGGCGATTTCCTGTCCTACGACCCCTACGGGCTGATGTATCGCAAGGGCGACGCCCCCATGGCGCAACTGGTGACGGAAGCCTTCCAGGCGCTGGCAGCCGATGGAGAGATCGAACGCCAGTACAACCGCTGGTTTCTGAAAAAGCTGCCGACCGGCCAGACCCTGGGCCTGCCGATGAGCCCCCAGCTCAAGATCATTCTGGAAAGCCTGGCGGCCACGCAAGGCGAATAG
- a CDS encoding HlyC/CorC family transporter — MSDPHPSRFPDKEDKKTFLQKVVEFIHPAPDSPDELIETLAEAENNDVINADSRVMLERVIRMEDMTAGDVMVAATRMDLVDIDSDFESVLHTVINTAHSRFPVFQGEQENIIGILLAKDLLKLQRSPQLNIRSLLRPAVFVPESKGLNDLLREFRGNRNHLAIVIDEFGRVAGLVTIEDVLEQIVGEIEDEFDLPEEEGDIFALADDTFRISGDTPVERVADAFKVTLESSDADESFETIGGLIAHELGHVPKRGEHIMLGGLHFEVLLTKGGAVRWFRVQRAAPVSDPEADA; from the coding sequence GTGTCAGACCCCCATCCTTCGCGATTCCCTGACAAGGAAGACAAAAAAACCTTTTTGCAAAAGGTGGTGGAGTTCATCCACCCGGCGCCAGATTCACCCGATGAACTGATCGAAACCCTGGCCGAAGCCGAAAACAACGATGTAATCAATGCCGACTCGCGCGTCATGCTGGAGCGCGTGATCCGGATGGAGGACATGACCGCAGGCGACGTGATGGTTGCCGCGACGCGCATGGACCTGGTGGACATCGACTCCGATTTTGAATCGGTGCTGCACACCGTCATCAACACTGCGCACTCGCGCTTCCCAGTCTTCCAGGGTGAGCAGGAAAACATCATTGGCATCCTGCTGGCCAAGGATCTGCTCAAGCTCCAGCGCTCGCCCCAGCTCAATATCCGCTCCCTGCTGCGTCCGGCAGTGTTCGTACCGGAAAGCAAGGGACTCAACGATCTGCTGCGCGAATTTCGCGGCAACCGCAACCATCTGGCGATCGTCATCGACGAGTTCGGCCGCGTGGCCGGTCTGGTCACGATCGAAGACGTGCTGGAACAGATCGTTGGCGAGATCGAGGACGAATTCGACCTGCCCGAGGAAGAAGGCGATATCTTTGCGCTGGCCGACGACACCTTCCGCATCTCCGGAGACACGCCGGTCGAGCGTGTGGCCGACGCGTTCAAGGTCACGCTGGAGAGCAGCGACGCCGACGAATCCTTCGAAACCATTGGCGGCCTGATCGCTCATGAACTGGGCCATGTGCCCAAGCGCGGCGAGCACATCATGCTGGGCGGCCTGCACTTCGAAGTGCTGCTGACCAAGGGCGGCGCCGTACGCTGGTTCCGCGTGCAGCGGGCTGCGCCCGTGTCAGACCCCGAGGCAGATGCCTGA
- the lnt gene encoding apolipoprotein N-acyltransferase, with amino-acid sequence MPASFSLYETPRRFPWLFLLLSIVAGVLQAWSLAWPWRLDGYEAWYGQPLWWLQIVSLAALPAMLSRQQRAWHGVLLGWGFATAWLCATFWWLFISMHVYGGLAAPLAVLAVLALAAFLASYYAAACGLFVAYKGERLTRAVLLFAALWLLGELARGQWWTGFPWGAGGYAHTDGPLAGLAPFVGVYGIGAAAAAIAVVLGGLRARHAFQWQSYAAVALFAAALWITHQPQQDSATGTSRPPVSVELLQGNISQGEKFQPSSGIPQALSWYAEQLKASQADMVIAPETAIPVLLRQTPDNYWPALQERFSSGRQAALIGVPLGDFEVGYTNSMVGLAPGQPAAYRYDKHHLVPFGEFIPPMFRWFTDLMQIPLGDFNRGGMNQPSLAWAGERWAPNICYEDLFGEELATRFVDAAAAPTILVNASNIAWFGGSIAIDQHLQISRMRSLELARPMIRATNTGSTAIINHRGQVEHALPHQTRAVLQAQVQGVDVPPTPFARWAGHFGLWPLWLAGFVVLAGAMLTRPRQ; translated from the coding sequence GTGCCCGCATCCTTTTCGCTGTATGAGACGCCGCGCCGCTTTCCGTGGCTTTTCCTGTTGCTCTCCATCGTGGCCGGGGTGCTGCAGGCCTGGTCGCTGGCCTGGCCGTGGCGGCTGGACGGGTATGAAGCCTGGTATGGCCAGCCCCTGTGGTGGCTGCAGATCGTGTCGCTGGCCGCATTGCCGGCCATGCTCAGCCGCCAGCAGCGCGCCTGGCATGGGGTGCTGCTGGGCTGGGGCTTTGCCACGGCATGGCTGTGCGCCACCTTCTGGTGGCTGTTCATATCGATGCACGTCTATGGCGGATTGGCTGCCCCGCTGGCGGTATTGGCCGTTCTTGCACTGGCCGCGTTTCTTGCAAGCTATTACGCCGCAGCCTGCGGACTGTTCGTCGCCTATAAGGGTGAGCGCCTGACCCGCGCCGTACTGCTGTTTGCCGCGTTATGGCTGCTGGGCGAGCTGGCTCGGGGGCAGTGGTGGACCGGCTTTCCCTGGGGGGCGGGTGGCTATGCCCACACCGATGGCCCCCTGGCGGGCCTTGCGCCTTTTGTCGGGGTGTACGGCATTGGCGCGGCGGCAGCGGCCATCGCCGTGGTGCTGGGCGGCCTGCGGGCACGCCATGCATTCCAGTGGCAAAGCTATGCGGCTGTGGCCCTGTTTGCAGCAGCGCTGTGGATAACCCATCAACCGCAACAGGATTCCGCCACCGGCACCAGCCGCCCGCCCGTCTCTGTCGAACTGTTGCAGGGCAATATCTCCCAGGGTGAAAAATTCCAGCCCAGCTCAGGCATTCCGCAGGCGCTCAGCTGGTATGCGGAGCAACTGAAGGCCAGCCAGGCCGATATGGTGATTGCGCCGGAAACCGCCATTCCAGTACTGCTGCGCCAGACACCGGACAATTACTGGCCCGCACTGCAAGAGCGCTTTTCCAGCGGCAGGCAGGCCGCATTGATTGGCGTGCCACTGGGCGATTTTGAAGTGGGCTACACCAATTCGATGGTGGGCCTGGCGCCCGGACAGCCTGCCGCCTACCGCTATGACAAGCACCATCTGGTACCGTTTGGCGAGTTCATTCCGCCCATGTTCCGCTGGTTCACCGATCTGATGCAGATTCCGCTGGGCGACTTCAACCGGGGGGGCATGAACCAGCCATCGCTGGCCTGGGCGGGCGAACGCTGGGCACCCAACATCTGCTATGAAGACCTGTTTGGCGAAGAGCTGGCCACCCGCTTTGTCGATGCAGCCGCTGCGCCCACCATCCTGGTCAATGCCAGCAATATCGCCTGGTTCGGCGGCTCGATTGCGATTGACCAGCATCTGCAGATCAGCCGCATGCGCAGCCTGGAGCTGGCGCGCCCGATGATTCGCGCCACCAACACCGGCTCCACAGCCATCATCAACCACAGGGGCCAGGTAGAGCATGCCCTGCCCCACCAGACCCGCGCCGTGCTGCAGGCCCAGGTACAAGGCGTGGATGTCCCCCCCACCCCATTTGCGCGCTGGGCCGGTCATTTTGGCCTGTGGCCGCTCTGGCTGGCAGGCTTTGTGGTGCTGGCAGGAGCCATGCTGACGCGGCCACGCCAGTGA
- the fabA gene encoding bifunctional 3-hydroxydecanoyl-ACP dehydratase/trans-2-decenoyl-ACP isomerase produces the protein MAESFSYEQLIASGEGKLFTPESGRLPLPPMLMFDRITHIDENGGAHGLGKIVAELDVNPELWFFKCHFQGDPVMPGCLGLDAMWQLIGFYLTWLRLPGRGRALGAGEVKFTGEVGPDVKLVTYEIDIKRVIKRKLNMAIGDARLLADGKEIYVANDLRVGLFLRDGDGKENAA, from the coding sequence ATGGCTGAATCTTTTTCCTATGAGCAACTGATCGCCTCTGGTGAGGGCAAGTTGTTTACCCCCGAAAGTGGCCGTCTGCCACTGCCGCCGATGCTGATGTTCGATCGCATCACCCATATTGACGAGAACGGCGGCGCGCACGGGCTGGGAAAGATTGTGGCGGAGCTGGATGTCAATCCGGAACTGTGGTTCTTCAAGTGCCACTTTCAGGGCGACCCGGTCATGCCGGGCTGCCTGGGGCTGGATGCCATGTGGCAGCTGATCGGTTTTTACCTGACCTGGCTGCGCCTGCCGGGCCGCGGCCGCGCGCTGGGCGCGGGCGAAGTGAAGTTCACCGGAGAAGTCGGCCCCGACGTGAAACTGGTCACGTACGAGATCGACATCAAGCGTGTGATCAAGCGCAAGCTGAACATGGCCATCGGAGATGCACGCCTGCTGGCCGATGGCAAAGAAATCTATGTAGCCAACGATCTGCGCGTGGGCCTGTTCCTGCGTGACGGTGACGGCAAGGAAAACGCAGCATGA